One Papaver somniferum cultivar HN1 chromosome 10, ASM357369v1, whole genome shotgun sequence genomic window carries:
- the LOC113318704 gene encoding prohibitin-1, mitochondrial-like — MNFKDVKPPKIPGGVNAASALIKVGIVGGLGLYAAFNSLYNVEGGHRAIVFNRITGVKDKVYPEGTHLMVPWFERPVIYDVRARPHLVESTSGSRDLQMVKIGLRVLTRPVADQLPTIYRTLGENYNERVLPSIIHETLKAVVAQYNASQLLTQREAVSREIRKVLTERATNFNLALDDVSITTLTFGREFTAAIEAKQVAAQEAERAKFVVEKAEQDKRSAIIRAQGEAKSAQLIGDAIANNPAFITLRRIEAAREIAHTISNSNNKVFLNSSDLLLNLQGMTLEPAKLK; from the exons ATGAATTTCAAAGATGTTAAGCCTCCAAAGATCCCAGGAGGAGTAAATGCTGCTTCTGCTTTGATCAAAGTTGGAATAGTCGGTGGTCTTGGTTTATACGCAGCTTTTAACAGTCTCTACAATGTTGAAGGAGGACATCGAGCTATTGTTTTCAATCGTATCACTGGTGTCAAAGATAAG GTTTATCCTGAAGGAACACATCTAATGGTCCCGTGGTTTGAGAGGCCTGTCATTTATGATGTTCGAGCACGACCTCATCTTGTCGAAAGTACTTCCGGGAGCCGTGACCTTCAGATG GTCAAGATTGGGCTTCGAGTTTTGACACGACCCGTGGCAGACCAGTTACCAACAATATACCGAACTCTTGGGGAGAACTACAATGAGAGGGTCCTGCCATCAATAATCCATGAAACGCTGAAAGCTGTGGTCGCACAATATAATGCCAGCCAGCTTCTCACACAGAGAGAG GCTGTTAGTAGGGAAATACGGAAAGTACTGACAGAGAGGGCTACCAACTTTAACCTTGCATTGGATGATGTGTCAATAACAACCCTAACTTTCGGAAGGGAGTTTACAGCTGCAATTGAAGCTAAACAGGTTGCTGCGCAAGAAGCTGAGAGAGCCAAGTTTGTGGTAGAGAAAGCAGAGCAGGACAAACGAAGTGCTATTATCAGAGCTCAG GGAGAGGCTAAGAGTGCTCAGCTAATTGGGGATGCCATTGCAAACAATCCAGCTTTCATCACATTAAGGAGAATTGAAGCTGCAAGGGAAATTGCACATACAATCTCAAATTCCAACAACAAGGTTTTCTTGAACTCCTCTGACCTGTTGTTGAACCTTCAAGGAATGACCCTGGAGCCAGCAAAATTGAAGTAA